In the Trichoderma atroviride chromosome 4, complete sequence genome, TTGCATCTCTATTCGCGTTTCGAGTTCTTTGATTTCGGCCTTTTGCTCGTCGATGGAGCGATCCATGTCTGGTAACGCGCGGACCTGTGCTCTGGCATGCTGCAATTTGTGCTTGAGCTTATCAGTAGCACCGGGAACGTCTTTGAAAGACAGCTGCTGGCCGCCGCTGCTTGGTCCTCCGGGAGTCGCTTCTGTGGTAGCACCAGTAGGAGCAGAGGCTTTGAGCCCAGCGCGGACCTTTGCCAGGACAATGGACAGCTCGGACAGAGAGTCGAGGTCGTCTGGGGACAGAGTGGAAGGCAGAGCGAGGGCTGGTAGCTCTGAGGCCATGGCGACTGCTCGTGTGAATCGAGGAGCTTGGGGGCTGTAGCTGGTTCTTGCGCTGGTTACACAAGCAGGGTGCTGAGAGAGGCTCCGCCAGACGACAGATAGTGATCAATAGCGATAGCTAATCGTTCGTATTACGATCGCCTGTTGTAGCTGCGAGCTGCATGCCCCGATTGATTGGCCCACGGAGATTTTGCTTGTTGTAGGCAGCGTTTGACGGCGTTATTGAGGGGACCgttgccagcagccgccagAGATTGGACGGAGCCTAGCGGCCAGGGCAAAAAACGGCCCGATGCACGGAGGCTCTCTagcgcagccgcagcaccagccagcCCGAAGGCTGCTAACCCGTCCCTAGCGAGGCGCTGCAACACTTATCGGCAGCGTATCTGTCCATGATATGACATCGGCAGCCTATCAACCCCACCATCCAATGCTTTTAGTACTGGCGGCATGTTTCTGGTTTTGCAGCTTGGAAAAAACACTTGATCTCCCCATCAAATCACGCACCTAGGGCCTCCTACTTCCTCCCTACACTCTTCTCGTCCAGCTGAATCTGCCATTGAGCCCGTATACTGCTTCATTCTGTCTCGCCATGTCCAAGACAGAGCAAAAGGCCTGCCTCAGTACGTTGTCTCTTCCTCAATCACAACCATTGCCCcgccatccatcatctcctggCCCTCAGCCCATCCCGCGTCCCAACATGCGCCGCGTGAAATCGGCACCGGCCACGGTCCCGACGAGCGATGGCCCGCCGCCCAAGGCCCCCGACTATGTccttgccttttgcttcgtGTTGGTGTATCTTGAGCTCGGGTGGCTAATCCTACTGCTGTTGCGGTCTTACAGTCGTTATTGATGGGTGGGGTATCCCCTCCGAGGAGAGCCCCAAGAATGGcgatgccattgccgccgccgagacGCCCGTGATGGACGAGCTTTCCAAGAGCGAGACTGGATTCACCGAGCTTGATGCCTCATCCCTGGCGGTGGGACTGCCTGAGGGCCTGATGGGCAACTCTGAGGTCGGCCACTTGAACATTGGCGCGGGACGTGTTGTCTGGCAGGATGTTGTCCGCATCGATCAGACgatcaagaaggaggaatTCGCTTCCAACGAGGTTCTCAAGAAGACGCTTGAGGGTGTTGTGAGCGGCAATGGCCGTCTGCACCTCTGCGGTCTGGTTTCTCACGGTGGTGTGGTAAGTGGCCTACTTACTCGAGTTCAGCCTTTGAGAAGTCTCAATTGTAGCATGCTAACAGCCATCTAGCACTCCAAGCAGGAACACCTGTACGCTATcctcaaggccgccaagcagTACAAGGTCCCCAAGGTTTTCATCCACTTCTTCGGTGACGGCCGTGATACCGACCCCAAGTCTGGCGCTGCTTACATGGAGGAGCTGGTTGACttcatcaaggagctcgGCCTTGGAGAGATTGCCACCGTTGTCGGCCGATACTACGCCATGGACCGTGATAAGCGATGGGAGCGTGTTGAGATTGCTCTCAAGGGCCTTGTTCTCGGTGAGGGGGAGGCAAGCGAGGACCCCGTCGCTACTGTAAAGGCGCTCTACGAAACAGATGGCAAAAACAACAGAGATGAATTCCTTCTCCCCATCATTGTCGGTGGTGATGAGCGCCGTATCAAGGGtaaatttttttcttttttaagaATTCTTGTCAGAAAGACTAGGCTAACCTCTGTGGATTAGATGACGAtaccgtcttcttcttcaactacCGATCCGATCGTGCGCGACAAATCACTCAGCTCCTCGGCGATGTTGATCGATCCGTGCTGCCCGACTTCCCCTACCCCAAGATCAACAAGCTCGTTACCATGACTCGATACAAGACTGACTACCCCTTCGATGTTGCTTTTGAGCCTCAGAAGATGGACAATGTCTTGGCTGAGTGGCTTGGAAAGCAAAATGTTGAGCAGGTGCACGTTGCCGAGACTGAAAAGTACGCTCAcgtcaccttcttcttcaacggtGGTGTTGAGAAGGTCTTCCACCTCGAGACTCGGGACCAGGACCAAGATCTTGTCCCCTCCAACAAGGCAGTTGCGACCTACGACCAGGCTCCCGAGATGTCTGCGGATGGCGTCGCCGACCAGGTTGCCAAGCGTCTGGCAGAGCAGAAGTTCCCCTTTGTCATGAACAACTTTGCTCCCCCCGACATGGTTGGACACACCGGTGTCTACGAGGCCGCCATTGTTGGCTGTGCTGCTACCGACAAGGCTATCGGAAAGATTCTGGACGCCTGCAAGAAGGAAGGCTACATCCTGTTCATCACTTCCGACCACGGCAATGCTGAGGAGATGAAGTTTGCCGACGGAAAGCCCAAGACCAGCCACACCACCAACAAGGTGCCTTTCATCATGGCCAATGCTCCTGAGGGATGGAGCCTCAAGAAGCAGGACGGTGTCCTCGGTGACGTTGCCCCTACTATCCTGGCTGCCATGGGCCTGCCCCAGCCTGAGGAGATGACGGGCGAGTCTCTTCTGGCTAAGGACCTCAAGAGGGGCGCTGCTGAGTAAAGAGACTTGATTGGGAAAACGATACCACGTAAAACAAATTACAGATAGAATGATTTGGTGAGCATTACTAGAGGCGAAGTAGGAGTAGGGatagaagaaagatgaattAAGGGCGTGAAGATTTTCCTTTTATCATAGAAACGACAAATATGAAATATGTATTACCCAGGCATGAACGTTCATTATAAAAGGCGGCAGATGGatagaagaaagatgaataAGAGCATGAGAATTTATATTCCAGTACTACGTTATGTATTTTGAGCATCTGTTATCAAAGACAGTGTATGGATAAACGATCAAGAGGAGCATGAAGATTTGACATTCAAAATGGACACGACAGATACGACATATCTATTACCTTGAATATGACCTCAATAGAGTGCTGCTACTGGTACTGAATATGCGGGCGACAAATACGAAATAATGAGGTACCATTGCGCGCCAAGATGTTTTATGGTGACGGCTTCTGTACGGAATTCCCTCTTGTGACTCCTCTAGTGTGCCTTTTCATGGCTGTAAAAGGCTTAAGGAGGCGGGAGCCCATTAAGCATCCTGTTATAAGGAAATTAATCGCCACCAGACATCGAGGTGGCGCGCGATGGTACTTAATATGAGCACTACTAAGTGCTGTTCCTAACCAAAGTTGTAATGATAGAAAACACCACCGATCCGCTGctataaataagtatttatgCAGTGGTATTTTCTGTCGCCCTTTGCCTAACAAACTCAGTTAGTACTATTCGGATGTATTGAACAGGCTTCATGGTTTCATAGCTGCGAGTTATGCACTAGAATACGTGTGAAAAAAGCCATTTTGGCTGACCGGTACTCCTTTTACGCGCGTCACTGCAGAAAGGCGAGCTGTCTAACCCAGACTCACCAGTCAGGGGAGGGGAAGGAATACAGCATCGAACTGGCACAAACCGAATTAGGTGCTTCAGAATGGAGATCGGTCCGGCGCCCTCTTTCCACATAGGCCAGCCAAGAGCTGCATTAGCTCGCCGTGAGAACCTCATTTCCAGCCAGGAGCGTTGCCTCCGGCTGGCTCGGTAGGTCGGGACGCATCGAGGCGCTATCTGGGACCCTGAGTGTAGATTGTCACGAGCTATGGGCGGTAGCAGAGCGCCCTGTCGCCCAAGTTTGGGGGCTCCAGCTGCAGGAGGATAGAGTTGTTCCAGGGGTGAGGAGTGGGTGAGATGAGAATAGCCTCCCCCACTGGTCGGGAAAAAATTTGCCATCTGCCAAAGGGTCGTAATTTGTAATGTAAATCCTTCGTTTGCGTTGGCTGTACAGCTCCCAACAGGCGCTCTGGGGCATGGCATAATGGGGAGGAGTTATGCTTGTCCGTGTACAGCATAATAATGTTGATCTGTACAGTTCGGTACAACTTCAAGACGTGtaatttttttcctcctcttgatCTCATTCATACCCCATAGGTACCCAGACTAGCCCTCCCACGGAAGAGTCACATCGAGCTCTCTTGTACATGGACTAGAACAGATTTGTAGGATGCCTCGTAGAGTTGGGAATGAGGCGCCGGGCCGCCATGCAGATCGATCTTCAGGGTCTTGCCGACCAAACAGAATCAGTGGCGACGTGGCGATGGATAAGTTAGGATACTTGATTTGCCTCTTGCTTTGCATCGTGGAATTATGTGCGGCGGCCCCGTCAAATAACATGGTATTcccagagaagagaataagAAAACAGGGGTCCTGGAACTCTCAACGGAGAGACCGACGAATCGGCATGTTGACGCCTTCCCCAGGAGGCAATCGCAGTTTCTATTTGCTCGCCTCTTATGCGCACGCCCGGCCCTGCCCTACGCTCGATGCTTCCACAGATGGTGCTAACAGCCTGTCCGATCTGAGCTAAGGATGCGGCTCGTCGAGATCGAGGCGGTTTAGGACTTCACCCTATGGGCGTAGACGTGGTAAAAAACAACAGGTTCACTTGTAAACTTGACCTCGACATGGGCGTGCCAACGGTTGCGGTACTGTGTAAAAATGTCTGTCGCATTGACGCAGCGTGCGAGAAGCGGTAGGAAAGCCGTTGAAATTCTGCGCAACAAAAAATAAGCATAAGATACTTAGTACGCGTTacaggagaagagggagaggagccACAAATCTTGCTTCTGATTTAGTTTATGCCAATAAAGCAGGGCTGCTATCGACTGTTTTTGGAGCGCGGTAGATGGGGCCGGGGAAGCAGAGCCAGCGCGACGGGTTCGAGCTACCAGTTTGCCGGGCTTATGGTCTAAATACGTCTTCAAGCCGCACTTGAGGGCATTCCGGGTTTTTGGAGTGTATTTCGCGTGTGGAATCTGCAAATGGCGATTGCTGGTTGGAGCGTGGGGCCGTTGGGCGCGTTTGCCAGTATACAGTAAAAAAATGCGGCGATCTACATACGTCATTGTCTCCATCGAGTAGGAGGAAAACGGCCGTGGGACAAGGAACCGGTGGAGTTTTAGACTGTGAGCCGCTTCATGCAGAGCCACTGAGTACCTGCGTTTTTGTACTCCGTACGAGAAATTGGAGGTACTACAGTACACCTTCCTTCAGCACCAATCAATACCGTTTGCGGGGAAGCTCGCCACCCAGTATATGGCGTTGGTGGCAAAACGTCGGCTGAGGTAGATGGAAACTCAACAATCTTCGCGCTTCACTCTCTTACCACCATAAGGTATCTCGCCTTTCAAGTGAAGGCATTGCCAGATGTTTATGCTGACTGAAGTGACACCTATTCCTAGAGAATGACTCGCCTGTAGATCATGCCCACGCCAATCGGCATGGCATGCAGGACCAGCCGGAGCCGAGGCGAGAGGGAGTGGTCCgggagaagaacaagaccGCTGGGAAACGTTCACGGCCACCACGGCAATGCTGGCACCTCGATAGCGCAGACTAGGGCCACTCGCCAGGCACGTAGTAGTCCGGGTTCTCACACACCAGCGGCTGTCGTTGCAAGACAGGTCCGATCCAGACCCATCGACTCCCTGTATAGTACGGGTTCTGGACTCTCGGAGGTGATGTGCGACGTAATCGGTGCGCCACAAACAGCTCTTTGAAGGGCTGGGTCCCTGACTGGTCTTGGGCTGAGATACGTGGAAGAAGCTTCATTGGACTCACGACGAGGCAGCCTTGCGGGGCGGCGGGCCTGTCTGCGTGTACCAGGTGCTTCAGGTCGCCTGTCGACTACACGACTACAGGCGCGAGTATGTTGGAAGGCAAGAGATATTAGTATCTGGAGTATGAATAATGCAGCTGAATAGCTCTGGTGAACAGCCTttctactagtagtacctactaCAGATGAAGATTCGAATTGAATGGGAAACAGTGCGAGACACGCGCAGCCAGATGTCTCGGATCATGATAGTTCCGAGGACTGACCCCGGGAAACACCACTGGCCGATGACAGTCAAAAAACAAGATCTGCGCCCACCAGGCCTTGCGACCTCGTCCCCGCAGGTGGTGAAGGAAGTTGGCCAAGGCCCATAAGTGGAGTAATGGCGGCCAAGTTGCACGCTGCCGGCCAAAGATCAGGTGGACTCTGGCAGACGGCGTGGGAATAAAACGGGAGCCTGGGAACAATCGACACACAAAACCAATGATACACATACCACAGTGGCCACAAGATTCGCTCTTCAGCGGCTCGTATTGCTCAAAAATATGCGCATGTTTTCATTTCCCTTTCTCCCCCCTGGTCTGGGAAAAGTACAGTTAGGAAGTACACTCCCTAAGAACGAGAGAACCGCAGCGAAATGTCATTGGACCTTGGACGGAGCTAGGTCCGCGCAAATAAGTTTCATTCTCCGCTGCACTAAAGCAAAGCTACTACAAAGTTGCCTGATTTTTGTTGTTAGCGTGCTGCTTCACTGCAGGCAGCTTGGCCAGAGACATGGACGTGGCAGATTTGTCTCTTGTTACAGCTTGTGCTCTACCtaactacctacctacctatatgATGCTGGAAGTACGGCAACTGAACAGGTTAACCATTGGGCAACTAGGCAAATAAGAGACAAACACACCCACAGTCAAACGTCACCAGACGAAGCAAGGAAGAGCGGTAGCTGCCAAGTGCATACAGCTTGCAGGCCAGCCCGGTCCTATCGTCCTTctatgtacttgtacaagtatccGTACTAACTTTCAAAGACCCATTAATAGCATTGATGGGCgggagacgagagagaggctCGTGGAATCACCTATCGGTCGTTGTCCAcaggaggcaaaaaaaaaaaaaaaaaaaaaaaaaaaaaaacaaaaaaaaaacagggccAGTATGGTACAGTGTATACGCGCATACAGGCGATGACACGATCACCCTTTGGTTCAAGCCAGCTGTGGCATTTGCATGTGCATAATCCTACCCTCGTGTGCTCGACCTTTTCTCACTCAACTCTGTCCGATTTGCCCGCTTTTCCTGCCCTGTGCCGAAACAGCAGCctgtacggagtacagaGAGCAGTGTTTCTGCCCCATTGGAAGCTTGTCGCTAAAAACACCCTCCGGAGTGGGACACCGCCTCGCTAGCTTCCCAAAAAAAGACCCTGATTTCTATGGCTTGGGCTGATTGCTCTTGCGATTTGTCCGATCGACACGCATTGCCTCTTGTCTGCGAATCGAAGCCTCACTGTCGGCGCCATCAGCCAGGGTTTTTGCCCACACGGTACccgctggcggcggcaaaaaAGCTTTACTCGTGCCAGAACTTTCTCGCAGGGGCTGGTTGCAATGACGATCAGTGCCTTGCCCTCAAAACTCTAGATGCAAATATTTctccttggctgctgcagccgaaCCGCCATCGGAAGCAAGGCTGGCTTTTCACAACCGCTGGATCGCGCGCGCACATCGTCAAACCCTCATCCCGTTTTTTAAACCTTCCCCTCCCCAGCTGCCGCGCGCATTGCCAGCCTCACACGGCGATCAACCTCAACTCAGACTTGTACCTCTCCGGCCCCATCAAACCCTACGGGGGGGCTgctgttgaagacgagcttCCCTTACCCCCACAAGTTCTCAACGTGCTTGTTTTTCCGTCAGCGTCCTCGCTTCCCCTCAACACAcggcctctctctcttgggCTCAGTTTCACCCGAGCATACTTCCACCAGCCCACTCCTGGAATAATTCACAATAGCGACTGTCCCACGAAGTCTGAAGCCTTAGAAGTGATCAAACGGCAAAATAGCTCCTGGTCGCATAGTCAGACTTCGTAAGCCATAGCCTGGAGCTGATCTGGGGGACGCTGCAGTGGCGACAAAGCTGCCCTGAGTGCGCTTTGCCAATTATCGTCACTTTCAATCCAAGCTTGAGGGCGAAAATAGGCGCGAAAGGAACCGGATTCGAgcaaacgacgacgacatccAAAAGATTTTCACttcaaggaaaaaaggacGACAAGAAGGATTATTCTTATTCTACCAGCCAGTGGACACGTTTTCGGATCGGCACTCGAGAGGACTACGACGACAAAAGGGCGAAGGCTTGTGGTGGATTTCCATCGAGccgtccatcttcttggctgcctcaTCATACGCGCACGCACTCGTCGCTGACTGCGGAATCGAGATTTCACGCATCTCACGACGCACGCGAATCTTGGACTGGCCCTGGATCGAGCTGGTCATTTCTATTGTTCATTCCATTACTCGGCCTTGTTAACTGCATACTGCTGGGCCTAGCAAGCCTAGGTAGGCATTTGCAGCGCTACTCACTCCAAGAGGTAAGTTGCCCGAAGTTGTTGCGACCCTTTTTGCTTATCCTGCTCGATCGATCGATCGCCTACAGCGCCACGACCAATGACACGCCACTTTTGTGCCTGACAAACCGGCGTCCCCCCATACTATCATCACCCAATTACTCGTCACAGACACACAGTTTCCTGAGAACTCACTGCTAACGATGCTTCTACAGAGTATAGGCGCTTGGCGAGGAGGACCCGCTTGGCTACGTCACATTCGTCATAAGTCACATTACTTGGACCCTGATTGCTTGATAGGCAACAAGCTTCACCAGGGCAGTTGAAAAGGAACATGACTCTTTAAGTCAACTACCTCAATACTTGCCAGCCTCTTAATGAGTAAATAACCTGAACCTACAATGCAGCCGACAGAGGGCAATCCTCCGAAACAACCCCAACTGTCATCGACAGGCCATCCTCTCCCCCGACGAACTTCTGGAGAACACTCCATTACCCTGCGACATCATCAGCTAGCTCGCGATGCCTCCTTGAAAGCAAGCCGCGGGTCGGCTCCGCCAAATCAAAGTAATGGCGAACACTTGTCATCTCC is a window encoding:
- a CDS encoding uncharacterized protein (EggNog:ENOG41), with translation MASELPALALPSTLSPDDLDSLSELSIVLAKVRAGLKASAPTGATTEATPGGPSSGGQQLSFKDVPGATDKLKHKLQHARAQVRALPDMDRSIDEQKAEIKELETRIEMQRALLEKLRENGMQFSKDAYAGGDKMEL